In Nicotiana tabacum cultivar K326 chromosome 2, ASM71507v2, whole genome shotgun sequence, the following proteins share a genomic window:
- the LOC107807167 gene encoding uncharacterized protein LOC107807167, whose protein sequence is MDFFYGNSNDSQASKVQSLDVSPINSQNFIGRGRFYPGPKTRILNPYASSDSSGSSSNRVLSPLARYLHSSSPVSFASDSPERRSLVNTSSGSRSGSGGGGVFRSPLASIENIEIPTAFRTPVKVEEDVVVMDGILVEPKHGARAKSLPSTSDSGGRLSSSTSGSENSSHKSEVCRWWGDTGTCRFGSKCRFVHGKEDLRPTAFANRNHSEALSSRSYSSGSRAYGPRGRSVHHQVHSAASSTESAAMATPTTVKKVVSTKDKEPPSSDSSPSSTTSTIVISGTDWSPLDDNIEVSLPSSGEKCPSREDVNAHIQTVLYGLSGRKRLPVFVEFSEE, encoded by the exons ATGGATTTTTTCTACGGTAACAGTAACGATTCGCAAGCTTCCAAAGTCCAGTCCTTGGATGTTTCACCAATCAACTCTCAAAACTTCATCGGCCGTGGCCGTTTTTATCCTGGACCAAAAACTCGGATCCTCAATCCTTACGCTTCTTCAGATAGTTCTGGTAGTTCTTCCAATAGAGTACTCTCTCCGCTAGCCCGATACCTTCATTCCAGCTCACCGGTGTCGTTTGCCAGCGATTCGCCGGAGCGTCGTTCTCTGGTCAATACTAGCAGCGGAAGCAGAAGCGGTTCCGGCGGCGGCGGCGTTTTCCGTTCGCCTCTAGCTTCGATTGAGAACATCGAGATTCCGACGGCGTTCAGGACTCCGGTGAAAGTCGAAGAGGATGTGGTAGTCATGGACGGCATTCTCGTTGAGCCGAAACATGGCGCAAGAGCTAAATCGTTGCCGTCAACGTCAGATTCCGGCGGAAGGTTGTCGTCGTCAACATCAGGAAGTGAAAATAGCTCTCACAAGTCGGAAGTTTGTCGGTGGTGGGGTGATACCGGCACGTGCCGCTTTGGTTCCAAATGCCGG TTTGTACACGGAAAAGAAGATTTACGCCCAACTGCTTTCGCCAACAGGAATCATTCTGAG GCACTGAGCAGCAGGTCATACAGTTCAGGATCACGTGCATATGGACCGAGGGGCCGATCTGTTCATCACCAGGTCCACTCAGCCGCATCTTCAACAGAATCAGCAGCAATGGCCACGCCTACTACTGTTAAAAAAGTCGTGTCTACTAAAGACAAAGAGCCCCCAAGCAGCGACAGTAGCCCCAGTTCCACCACCTCCACAATTGTTATCTCTGGCACTGACTGGTCTCCCCTGGATGATAATATCGAGGTTTCTTTGCCTTCTTCTGGTGAAAAATGTCCTTCCAGGGAAGATGTTAATGCTCATATACAGACTGTTCTCTATGGTCTTTCTGGAAGGAAGAGATTGCCGGTATTTGTTGAATTTTCTGAGGAGTAG